A section of the Desulfobaccales bacterium genome encodes:
- the nuoL gene encoding NADH-quinone oxidoreductase subunit L, which translates to MMDYVWLIPLFPLIGFLINGLVGKSLPKGVVGAIGSAAVGLSFLVTVAIFLEFLKLPADARSVEKVVYTWISSGPFKVSVAYLIDPLSLIMLLVVSGVSTLIHIYSIGYMADDEGFYRYFAYLNLFVFAMLTLVSANNFLLMFVGWEGVGLCSYLLIGFWYEKKSASDAGKKAFVVNRIGDFGFLLGVFLIFWTFGSLDFKEVFPLAAKFPMGSGVLTAITLFLFLGATGKSAQIPLYTWLPDAMEGPTPVSALIHAATMVTAGVFMVARCSTLFVLAPISLTVVAGVGALTAIYAATIGITQFDIKRVLAYSTVSQLGYMFLACGVGAFTSGIFHLMTHAFFKALLFLGSGSVIHGMHGEQDMRKMGGLKKYMPITYWTFFLATLAIAGIFPFAGFFSKDEILFHSLVSGHYIFWGIATVAAFITAFYMFRAVFMTFHGEEKFDHHHVHPHESPSLMTVPLMTLAGLSVVGGLVGFPIIEGANKFKEFLAPSITPLVHEVHAPAWFEITMMIFSMAVAASGIYMAYKFYMKRLDLPEKVVEKIPVVYDLVYHKYYMDEIYDATVVEPLKNGSEFLWHGVDENVIDGAINGSATTVGWLSNNLRKLETGYVQQYALAILVGVVLVTGYLIGR; encoded by the coding sequence ATGATGGATTATGTTTGGCTGATACCTCTCTTTCCCCTCATCGGCTTTCTCATTAACGGCCTGGTGGGTAAGAGTTTGCCCAAGGGAGTGGTGGGTGCCATCGGGTCTGCGGCTGTGGGCCTGAGTTTCCTGGTCACCGTGGCGATCTTCCTGGAATTCTTGAAGCTCCCGGCGGATGCCCGTTCGGTAGAAAAGGTAGTCTACACCTGGATTTCCTCAGGTCCCTTCAAGGTCTCGGTGGCCTACCTTATCGACCCTCTCTCCCTCATTATGCTGCTGGTGGTCTCAGGCGTTAGCACCCTGATCCACATCTACTCCATCGGCTACATGGCGGATGACGAGGGCTTTTATCGTTACTTCGCATACCTTAACCTCTTCGTCTTCGCCATGCTCACCCTGGTGAGCGCCAACAACTTCCTCTTGATGTTTGTGGGCTGGGAAGGCGTGGGACTCTGCTCTTATCTGCTCATCGGGTTCTGGTATGAGAAAAAGTCGGCTTCCGATGCGGGCAAGAAAGCCTTTGTGGTCAACCGGATCGGTGACTTCGGGTTCCTGCTGGGGGTCTTCCTGATCTTCTGGACCTTCGGCTCCTTGGACTTCAAGGAAGTCTTTCCCCTGGCCGCCAAGTTCCCCATGGGCTCCGGCGTCCTCACCGCCATCACCCTGTTTCTCTTCCTGGGAGCCACCGGTAAATCGGCCCAGATTCCCTTATATACCTGGCTGCCCGACGCCATGGAAGGTCCCACCCCGGTGTCCGCCTTGATCCATGCGGCCACCATGGTCACCGCCGGCGTCTTCATGGTAGCCCGGTGCAGCACCCTGTTTGTGCTGGCGCCCATCTCCTTAACGGTAGTGGCGGGAGTCGGGGCGTTGACCGCCATTTATGCCGCCACCATCGGCATAACCCAATTTGACATCAAGCGCGTCCTGGCTTACTCGACGGTAAGCCAATTGGGGTATATGTTCCTGGCCTGTGGCGTGGGGGCCTTTACCTCCGGCATCTTCCACCTCATGACCCACGCCTTCTTTAAAGCTCTCCTCTTCTTGGGCTCCGGCTCCGTCATCCACGGTATGCACGGCGAACAAGACATGCGCAAAATGGGCGGCTTGAAAAAATATATGCCCATTACTTACTGGACCTTCTTCCTGGCGACCCTGGCCATTGCGGGCATATTCCCCTTTGCCGGGTTCTTCAGTAAGGACGAAATCCTCTTCCACTCCCTGGTGAGCGGCCACTATATCTTCTGGGGGATTGCCACCGTCGCGGCCTTCATCACCGCGTTCTACATGTTCCGCGCGGTGTTCATGACCTTCCACGGCGAGGAAAAGTTCGATCATCACCATGTGCATCCTCATGAGTCGCCGTCGCTGATGACGGTGCCTCTGATGACCTTGGCGGGTTTGAGCGTGGTGGGCGGCCTGGTGGGCTTCCCCATCATCGAAGGCGCCAATAAGTTCAAGGAATTTTTGGCGCCCTCCATCACTCCCCTGGTGCATGAAGTGCATGCCCCGGCCTGGTTCGAAATCACCATGATGATCTTCTCCATGGCGGTGGCCGCGTCCGGCATTTACATGGCCTACAAGTTTTACATGAAGCGGCTCGATCTGCCCGAGAAAGTGGTGGAGAAAATCCCGGTCGTCTACGACCTGGTGTACCACAAGTACTATATGGACGAAATTTATGACGCCACAGTGGTGGAGCCCCTCAAGAACGGCTCCGAGTTCCTGTGGCACGGCGTTGATGAAAACGTCATTGACGGCGCAATCAACGGCAGCGCCACAACCGTCGGTTGGCTGAGCAACAACCTCCGCAAGCTGGAGACCGGGTATGTGCAACAATATGCCCTGGCCATCTTAGTCGGCGTGGTGCTCGTCACCGGTTACC
- the nuoK gene encoding NADH-quinone oxidoreductase subunit NuoK, producing the protein MVVPVSYFLALSVALFALGVIGVLIRRNALVIFMSIEMMLNSVNLAFIGFADYFKAVDGQMFVFFVLTVAAAEVAVGLALIVAIFRNKGTVYVDNLNILKW; encoded by the coding sequence ATGGTAGTCCCTGTCTCCTATTTCCTGGCCTTGAGCGTGGCCCTGTTTGCCCTGGGGGTGATCGGGGTCCTGATCCGGCGCAACGCCCTGGTCATCTTCATGAGCATTGAAATGATGCTCAACTCCGTCAATCTGGCCTTTATCGGCTTTGCCGACTATTTCAAAGCGGTGGATGGCCAGATGTTCGTATTCTTTGTCCTGACCGTGGCTGCGGCGGAAGTGGCAGTGGGCTTGGCCCTGATCGTCGCCATCTTCCGCAACAAGGGCACCGTTTACGTAGATAATCTCAACATCCTCAAGTGGTGA
- a CDS encoding NADH-quinone oxidoreductase subunit J, with protein sequence MQILFFILGAMALVSGGLVVFQKHPLRSALWLIVNFFAVAGIYLLAHAEFIAAIQVIVYAGAIMVLFLFVIMLLNIRQPEDSPKIPFIGQKLVGTVLAGFTGLILIYAVNRSALTAGKEMAPGLGNTESIARSLFTDYLLPFEVTSVLLLVAIVGAVVLAKSKLK encoded by the coding sequence ATGCAGATTCTCTTTTTCATCCTGGGCGCCATGGCCCTGGTTTCCGGCGGTCTGGTGGTCTTTCAGAAGCACCCCTTGCGGAGCGCCCTCTGGCTCATCGTGAATTTCTTTGCGGTGGCTGGCATCTACCTGTTGGCCCACGCCGAGTTCATCGCGGCCATTCAGGTGATCGTCTACGCCGGTGCCATCATGGTGCTGTTCCTGTTTGTCATCATGCTCCTGAATATCCGGCAGCCGGAAGACTCCCCCAAGATTCCCTTTATCGGGCAGAAACTGGTGGGCACTGTTCTGGCCGGCTTCACCGGGCTGATCCTGATTTACGCCGTAAATCGGTCGGCGTTGACGGCAGGCAAGGAAATGGCCCCGGGCCTGGGCAACACCGAATCCATTGCCCGGAGCCTGTTTACTGACTATCTACTGCCCTTCGAGGTCACCTCCGTCCTGCTCCTCGTGGCCATCGTGGGCGCCGTAGTCTTGGCTAAGAGCAAGTTAAAGTGA
- a CDS encoding NADH-quinone oxidoreductase subunit I, which translates to MIIPLLKGLATTLRMVFSKPITLQYPEEKRQVSPRWRGHPELTINEDGTRRCVACTLCMVVCPSGAIKGIVPDEGSEHEKYPIAFTIDLQRCIFCGFCQEACPKGAIKLNNLYELAQYDKQVLILDIEHATQSKPQLRLGDWL; encoded by the coding sequence ATGATTATTCCTTTGCTCAAAGGGTTGGCGACCACCTTACGAATGGTCTTCTCCAAACCCATTACCCTGCAGTATCCGGAAGAGAAACGACAGGTCTCTCCCCGTTGGCGGGGCCATCCGGAACTTACCATCAACGAGGACGGCACCCGGCGGTGCGTGGCCTGCACCCTGTGTATGGTGGTTTGCCCCTCTGGCGCCATCAAGGGCATTGTCCCTGACGAAGGCTCGGAACACGAGAAGTACCCCATAGCCTTCACCATCGACCTGCAGCGCTGCATCTTCTGCGGTTTCTGCCAGGAGGCTTGTCCCAAGGGCGCTATCAAGTTGAATAACCTGTACGAACTGGCCCAATACGACAAACAGGTGCTCATTCTCGACATCGAGCATGCAACCCAGAGCAAGCCGCAACTGCGCTTGGGGGATTGGCTATGA
- the nuoH gene encoding NADH-quinone oxidoreductase subunit NuoH, protein MNLPLLILISVLKIAVVMGVLLTCVAYTVLLERKVLGFIQLRYGPNRVGPWGLFQPLADVLKLMFKEDFTPPGANKVLFILAPVLTAGAALLPFAVIPFAGEILPPEITLYGYKIDLTVAHLNQGVIADTNIGLLYIFAVASLGVYGAILGGWASNNKYSLLGALRLCAQMVSYELAMGLSVVGVIMLAGSLSTVKIVEAQKCIPFVVYQPLGFVVFIIAALAECGRTPFDLIECENELVAGYQTEYSSMKWALFMMGEYIHIIVASALAVTLFLGGWQGPVLPPVIWFMGKTFALVFFFIWVRGTFPRFRFDQLMQLGWKVLLPLGLVNIMLTGAVILFIKG, encoded by the coding sequence ATGAATCTGCCCCTCTTAATACTGATCAGCGTCCTAAAGATCGCCGTGGTGATGGGGGTCCTGCTTACCTGCGTAGCCTACACGGTACTCCTGGAACGCAAGGTCCTGGGTTTCATCCAACTGCGGTACGGCCCCAACCGGGTAGGCCCCTGGGGCTTGTTTCAGCCTCTGGCTGACGTTCTCAAGCTCATGTTCAAAGAGGACTTCACGCCGCCGGGAGCCAACAAGGTCCTGTTTATCCTGGCGCCGGTCCTCACGGCCGGGGCAGCGCTCCTGCCCTTTGCGGTCATCCCCTTCGCCGGCGAAATCCTGCCCCCGGAGATCACCCTTTACGGCTACAAGATCGACCTGACCGTGGCCCACTTGAATCAGGGCGTGATCGCCGACACCAACATCGGCCTGCTCTACATCTTCGCGGTGGCATCTCTCGGGGTGTATGGCGCGATCCTCGGCGGCTGGGCCTCCAACAACAAGTATTCCTTGTTGGGCGCGCTTCGTCTCTGCGCCCAGATGGTCAGCTACGAGTTGGCCATGGGGCTTTCCGTCGTCGGCGTGATCATGCTGGCCGGGTCTTTAAGTACCGTCAAGATCGTCGAGGCCCAGAAGTGCATCCCCTTCGTGGTTTACCAGCCCCTGGGCTTTGTGGTCTTCATCATTGCGGCCCTGGCGGAATGCGGCCGGACGCCCTTCGACCTCATCGAGTGCGAAAACGAGTTGGTGGCCGGCTACCAGACCGAATACAGCTCCATGAAGTGGGCCCTGTTCATGATGGGGGAATATATCCACATTATCGTGGCTTCGGCCCTGGCCGTCACCCTGTTCTTAGGCGGCTGGCAGGGACCGGTGCTGCCCCCCGTTATTTGGTTTATGGGCAAAACCTTTGCCCTGGTCTTCTTCTTCATCTGGGTAAGAGGCACCTTTCCCCGGTTCCGTTTTGATCAGCTCATGCAGTTGGGCTGGAAGGTTCTGTTACCCCTGGGCCTGGTGAACATTATGCTCACCGGGGCAGTAATCTTATTTATCAAGGGTTAA
- a CDS encoding molybdopterin-dependent oxidoreductase: MVNLTIDGRAIQAEPGKTVLEVAKENGIFIPFLCYHPALKPIGSCRICVVEIKPGPPRPLPACATTVNEGMEVVTNSPKLLALRQELMKLVLINHALECPICDKGGECELQDLTHALGVPTVDLDAVKLDPNPDYVSQLVERHPDRCVTCGRCVRICRDRVGAMAINFTLRGYFTELASGAQPLDCEFCGSCIDICPVGALINKQFKYRSRSWEVAKTEIACPFCGGGCTYQVHTKDGKIMRVLNEDSVLLCGRGRFGWPVVEAPDRLKTPLIRENGNFREASWDEALDLVAAKLKETVEAGGAKAVYGVGSPRATNEANFTFQKFFRQGLATNQLDNPGRYNYVRAIKALSEVFGLPNVEGIEVSSALKPPFNSTFDVKEEATGSGFPFVLGKLEDLAKADVVLVVDTDVTPEMPPLGWQLMEAKERENFRLIMANPRKTKFDRYASLSLRYKPGSERILIAGLIKFFLADNPDWSPAIKAKGLDEFKESIKLTPKEITTKTGVEESVLKEVAALLAQAQAPAIIFGTELLAQDKGQQNALALADLFLLVGKPETPGSALYPIAEKNNSRGVSEVGVLPDMGPGYVPVEGHEPGATLEEVLDLLEKDDPAAPKALYLLGGDLLRSLPHKSRVEKLLKKVPFIVVQDAFLTETAKLAQVVLPVAVHAEQDGTFISSTGQLGLISQALPVNGVRPDWQIISQVAVRMGFAGLKYTSPKEIFKELAKKMPLWAGVAPKLSTPCPKIKASLSGTFVPFEVDLSLPGRRPYTLIVGKSLQHSGSFTTHHPCGTMVVTKAALLKMSPEDAQSLGLAAGDAAKVISSHGEITVPVKLTNEMPAGVVFLPEHFAAPAANDLTLNSNLVRVTIQKG; the protein is encoded by the coding sequence ATGGTAAATCTGACCATCGACGGCCGAGCCATCCAGGCAGAACCGGGTAAGACCGTTCTGGAAGTGGCCAAAGAGAACGGGATTTTCATCCCCTTCCTCTGCTATCACCCGGCGTTGAAACCCATCGGCTCTTGCCGCATCTGCGTGGTGGAGATCAAGCCCGGGCCGCCACGGCCTCTGCCGGCCTGCGCCACCACCGTGAACGAAGGCATGGAGGTGGTGACCAACTCGCCAAAGCTTTTGGCCTTGCGCCAGGAATTGATGAAGCTGGTGCTTATCAACCATGCCCTGGAATGCCCCATCTGCGACAAGGGCGGGGAATGCGAGCTTCAGGATTTGACCCATGCCCTGGGCGTGCCCACGGTGGACCTGGACGCGGTCAAACTTGATCCCAATCCGGACTACGTCTCCCAACTGGTTGAGCGCCACCCCGACCGCTGCGTCACCTGCGGCCGCTGCGTGCGCATCTGCCGGGACCGGGTCGGGGCCATGGCTATCAACTTCACGCTGCGGGGCTACTTCACCGAACTGGCCAGCGGCGCCCAGCCCCTGGACTGCGAGTTCTGCGGCTCCTGCATCGACATCTGCCCGGTTGGCGCCCTGATCAACAAACAGTTCAAGTACCGCTCCCGGTCCTGGGAAGTTGCCAAAACCGAGATCGCTTGCCCCTTCTGCGGCGGCGGCTGCACCTACCAGGTACACACCAAAGACGGCAAGATCATGCGGGTCTTGAATGAAGACAGCGTGCTGCTCTGCGGCCGGGGCCGCTTCGGCTGGCCGGTGGTGGAAGCGCCGGACCGTTTGAAGACCCCGCTCATCCGGGAGAACGGCAACTTCAGGGAAGCCTCCTGGGACGAAGCCCTGGACTTGGTGGCCGCCAAGTTAAAAGAGACGGTGGAGGCCGGCGGCGCCAAGGCGGTTTACGGCGTCGGTTCGCCCCGGGCCACCAACGAAGCGAATTTTACCTTCCAGAAATTCTTCCGGCAGGGCCTCGCCACCAACCAACTGGACAACCCGGGCCGTTATAACTATGTCCGGGCCATCAAGGCCTTATCCGAGGTCTTTGGCCTGCCCAACGTCGAAGGAATCGAAGTCAGCAGCGCTTTGAAGCCGCCCTTCAACTCAACCTTCGATGTGAAGGAAGAGGCCACCGGCAGCGGCTTCCCCTTTGTCCTGGGGAAACTGGAGGATCTCGCCAAGGCCGACGTGGTCCTGGTGGTGGACACCGACGTCACCCCGGAAATGCCGCCCCTGGGCTGGCAGCTCATGGAAGCCAAAGAGCGGGAGAACTTCCGGCTAATAATGGCCAATCCCCGCAAGACCAAGTTCGACCGCTACGCCAGCCTGTCTCTGCGCTATAAGCCCGGGAGCGAACGCATTCTCATCGCCGGCCTGATAAAATTCTTCCTGGCGGATAACCCCGACTGGTCCCCGGCCATAAAGGCCAAAGGCCTCGACGAGTTCAAAGAGAGCATCAAACTCACCCCCAAAGAAATCACCACCAAGACCGGGGTGGAGGAAAGCGTCCTCAAAGAAGTCGCGGCCCTGTTGGCCCAGGCCCAGGCCCCGGCTATCATCTTCGGCACCGAACTGCTCGCCCAGGATAAGGGCCAACAAAACGCCCTGGCCCTGGCCGATCTGTTCCTGCTGGTGGGGAAACCCGAAACACCCGGTTCCGCTCTGTACCCCATAGCCGAGAAGAACAACTCCCGGGGCGTCAGCGAAGTGGGCGTCCTGCCGGACATGGGTCCCGGCTATGTTCCGGTTGAAGGTCACGAGCCCGGCGCCACCCTTGAAGAGGTCCTGGACCTCCTGGAGAAAGACGACCCCGCCGCTCCCAAAGCCTTGTACCTCTTGGGCGGCGACCTGCTCCGCTCTCTTCCCCATAAGAGCCGGGTGGAAAAGCTCCTGAAGAAGGTGCCGTTCATCGTTGTGCAAGACGCCTTCCTGACGGAGACCGCCAAGCTGGCCCAGGTGGTCCTTCCGGTGGCGGTGCATGCCGAGCAGGACGGGACCTTTATCAGCAGCACCGGTCAGTTGGGTCTGATCAGCCAGGCCTTGCCCGTGAACGGCGTGCGGCCCGACTGGCAGATCATCAGCCAGGTTGCAGTCAGGATGGGGTTTGCCGGCCTCAAGTACACCAGCCCCAAGGAAATCTTCAAGGAATTGGCCAAGAAGATGCCCCTGTGGGCAGGCGTTGCACCCAAGCTGAGTACGCCGTGTCCCAAGATCAAGGCGAGCTTGAGCGGCACCTTCGTGCCCTTCGAGGTGGACTTGAGCCTGCCCGGCCGTCGGCCTTACACCCTGATCGTCGGCAAATCCTTGCAGCACTCCGGGTCGTTTACCACCCATCACCCCTGCGGCACCATGGTCGTCACCAAAGCGGCGCTCTTGAAGATGAGTCCCGAAGACGCCCAAAGCCTGGGGTTGGCCGCAGGTGACGCCGCCAAGGTCATTTCCTCCCACGGGGAAATCACGGTGCCGGTAAAACTGACCAACGAGATGCCTGCGGGTGTGGTGTTTCTGCCGGAGCATTTCGCCGCCCCGGCAGCCAACGATTTAACCTTAAACTCCAACCTGGTGCGCGTGACCATCCAAAAGGGTTGA